The following proteins come from a genomic window of Geomonas sp. RF6:
- the hybA gene encoding hydrogenase 2 operon protein HybA has translation MRRQSRRDFLKSVAVAGAGVLSCGAAAASSGPGKVNNEELGLLYDATRCVGCKACMASCKRVNAASGSLAYEHADWDKDELWDAPQDLSGSTRTVIKLYKESPTRWSYVQSSCMHCQKPACVSVCPVGAMTKDKTTGIVEYDKNACIGCRYCQVACSFTIPRFQWEKTIPQIVKCDLCKNTNLAQKGIPACAETCPAGALTFGKRKDLLADARQRLKESPDRYVNRIYGETEGGGTNHLYLAAYPFEKLGLPDLPPEAPAEFSEKIQHTIYKGFMAPVALYGTLCFVAVKNMKKQDTDEHPEKDAGKRRDE, from the coding sequence ATGAGAAGACAGAGTAGGCGTGACTTTTTAAAGAGTGTCGCCGTCGCCGGGGCAGGGGTCCTTTCCTGCGGAGCGGCCGCCGCTTCAAGCGGACCGGGGAAGGTGAACAACGAGGAGCTGGGCCTTTTGTACGACGCCACGAGGTGCGTGGGGTGCAAGGCGTGCATGGCCTCCTGCAAGAGGGTGAACGCCGCCTCCGGGTCCCTCGCCTACGAGCACGCGGACTGGGACAAGGACGAGCTCTGGGACGCGCCGCAGGATCTCTCCGGGAGCACACGCACCGTCATCAAGCTGTACAAGGAGTCCCCGACCCGCTGGTCGTACGTCCAGTCCTCCTGCATGCACTGCCAGAAACCCGCCTGCGTCTCCGTCTGCCCGGTAGGGGCGATGACAAAGGACAAGACGACGGGGATCGTGGAGTACGACAAGAACGCCTGCATCGGCTGCCGCTACTGCCAGGTCGCCTGCTCCTTCACCATTCCGCGCTTCCAGTGGGAAAAGACGATCCCGCAGATCGTCAAGTGCGACCTGTGCAAGAACACCAATCTGGCGCAGAAGGGGATACCCGCCTGTGCCGAGACCTGCCCGGCCGGCGCCCTCACCTTCGGCAAGCGGAAGGATCTCCTGGCCGACGCCCGCCAAAGGCTGAAGGAGAGCCCGGACAGGTACGTGAACCGGATCTACGGCGAGACGGAAGGGGGAGGTACAAACCACCTCTACCTCGCCGCCTACCCCTTCGAAAAGCTCGGCCTGCCTGATCTGCCCCCCGAGGCGCCGGCTGAATTCTCCGAGAAGATCCAGCACACGATCTACAAGGGGTTCATGGCGCCGGTCGCCCTCTACGGAACACTCTGCTTCGTGGCGGTGAAGAACATGAAGAAGCAGGATACGGACGAGCACCCGGAAAAAGACGCAGGGAAAAGGAGGGATGAGTAA
- a CDS encoding hydrogenase small subunit — MKEETTLRGVSRRDFMKACVTVTAMMGLPFEMAAKVAEAAERADNRPAVIWLHFQECTGCSESLLRSSHPTIATLILDQISLDYHETLMIGSGAQAEKSLHDSMKANRGKYILVVEGAIPTRDFGIYCKISGKTAMESLKHAAEGAAAIIPIGSCASYGGIQAAEPNPTGAVGVRDLIKDKPIINIPGCPPSPYNFLSTVMYYLTFKKLPELDSLGRPKFAYGRRIHEHCERRPHFDAGRFAKEYGDKGHAEGYCLYQLGCKGPATYANCSVQRFNDVGVWPVAAGHPCIGCTEPEILFRKPIAEKVQIHEPTPFDAYPPVDQEKGKGPEPLTTGILGIAAGSALGAGGMFARNLKQGELKEDADHEKTE; from the coding sequence ATGAAAGAGGAAACGACCCTGCGCGGGGTTTCCCGAAGGGATTTCATGAAGGCGTGCGTCACCGTCACGGCGATGATGGGGCTCCCCTTCGAGATGGCGGCCAAAGTTGCCGAAGCGGCGGAGCGGGCTGACAACAGGCCGGCCGTGATCTGGCTTCACTTCCAGGAGTGCACCGGCTGCTCCGAATCGCTCCTGCGCTCCTCCCACCCGACGATCGCCACCCTCATTCTCGACCAGATATCCCTCGACTACCACGAAACGCTCATGATCGGCTCCGGCGCCCAGGCGGAGAAGTCGCTGCACGACTCCATGAAGGCGAACCGCGGCAAGTACATCCTCGTGGTGGAGGGGGCGATCCCGACGCGCGACTTCGGGATCTACTGCAAGATCTCGGGGAAGACGGCGATGGAGTCACTGAAGCACGCAGCCGAGGGTGCCGCGGCGATCATCCCCATCGGCAGCTGCGCAAGCTACGGCGGAATCCAGGCGGCCGAGCCGAATCCGACCGGCGCGGTCGGGGTGCGCGACCTCATAAAGGACAAGCCGATCATCAATATACCCGGCTGCCCCCCGAGCCCTTACAACTTCCTCTCCACCGTGATGTACTACCTTACCTTCAAGAAGCTTCCTGAGCTCGACTCTCTCGGCCGCCCGAAGTTCGCCTACGGCAGGCGCATCCACGAGCACTGCGAGCGCAGGCCCCACTTCGACGCGGGGCGCTTCGCCAAGGAGTACGGCGACAAGGGGCATGCGGAAGGGTACTGCCTGTACCAGCTCGGCTGCAAGGGGCCGGCGACCTACGCGAACTGCTCGGTGCAGCGCTTCAACGACGTCGGCGTCTGGCCGGTGGCAGCGGGGCACCCCTGCATCGGATGCACCGAGCCGGAGATCCTCTTCAGGAAGCCGATCGCCGAGAAGGTGCAGATCCACGAGCCGACCCCCTTTGACGCCTACCCGCCGGTGGATCAGGAGAAAGGGAAGGGGCCGGAGCCTCTTACCACCGGGATACTCGGGATCGCGGCCGGCTCCGCTCTCGGCGCCGGTGGGATGTTCGCCAGGAACCTGAAGCAGGGGGAGCTGAAGGAGGACGCGGACCATGAGAAGACAGAGTAG
- a CDS encoding DUF488 domain-containing protein codes for MKPEPTFPIHTIGHSTHTLEEFVVILQAYDIALLADVRTIPRSRHNPQFNLETVGENLTAAGIEYLHLKELGGLRHPRPDSPNAGWRNDSFRGYADYMLTEPFIATLERLISLAMEKRTAIMCAEAVPWRCHRSLIGDALLVRGIDVVDIYSATSSKRHELTRMAVVRGTEITYPSDPPA; via the coding sequence GTGAAACCTGAGCCCACTTTCCCTATCCATACCATCGGGCATTCCACCCACACCCTGGAAGAATTCGTCGTCATCCTGCAGGCCTATGACATAGCTCTTTTGGCGGACGTGAGAACGATCCCCCGCTCCCGGCACAACCCGCAGTTCAACCTGGAAACGGTGGGGGAAAACCTCACCGCTGCCGGGATCGAGTATCTGCACCTCAAGGAACTGGGGGGCTTGAGGCACCCCCGCCCGGACTCCCCCAATGCCGGGTGGCGAAACGACTCATTTCGCGGCTACGCCGACTACATGCTCACCGAGCCCTTCATCGCAACGCTGGAGAGGCTGATATCCCTGGCGATGGAGAAGAGGACGGCGATCATGTGCGCCGAGGCGGTCCCCTGGCGCTGCCACCGCTCCCTCATTGGCGATGCCCTCCTCGTGCGCGGCATCGATGTCGTCGACATCTACTCCGCCACCTCCTCCAAGCGTCATGAACTGACGCGGATGGCGGTGGTGCGCGGCACCGAGATAACCTACCCCTCCGACCCTCCCGCGTAG
- a CDS encoding rhodanese-like domain-containing protein, which translates to MSVLDYFKPVTTWTAEQVRSFISDKEDGTYKLLDVRQPEEYERGHLPGAILIPVGELDERVSELDRESLTIVYCAAGMRSRAAASILMRAGFEEVYSMSGGINAWNGAVADGFPETGIAWFSAAHSGEELTALAWALEDGTETFYRTMAEKGGDPEAAELFRKLVKAEEGHKEMLSVLQRRLSSEGENIDFPSVLKGYPPEKIMEGGMKVKDAVAWAEGKGVKEVVELAISLETSSYDRYQTLQRRVEYEASVQLFKSLAAEEKNHLKLLTDLFEKRL; encoded by the coding sequence ATGAGTGTGCTGGACTATTTCAAGCCGGTCACCACCTGGACAGCGGAGCAGGTGAGAAGCTTCATCAGTGACAAGGAGGACGGTACCTACAAGCTTCTGGACGTCCGTCAGCCGGAGGAGTACGAAAGGGGGCACTTGCCGGGGGCGATACTGATCCCGGTGGGGGAACTCGATGAACGTGTCTCGGAACTCGATCGCGAAAGCCTCACTATCGTCTACTGTGCCGCAGGGATGCGCAGCCGTGCCGCCGCATCCATTCTCATGCGCGCCGGCTTCGAGGAGGTGTACAGCATGTCCGGCGGGATCAACGCCTGGAACGGAGCCGTGGCGGACGGATTCCCCGAGACCGGAATCGCCTGGTTCTCCGCCGCGCACTCGGGGGAGGAGCTGACGGCGCTGGCGTGGGCGCTGGAGGATGGCACTGAGACCTTTTACAGGACGATGGCGGAAAAGGGGGGGGACCCGGAAGCCGCCGAGCTCTTCCGCAAGCTGGTCAAGGCGGAAGAGGGGCACAAGGAGATGCTCTCCGTGCTCCAGCGGCGCCTCTCCAGCGAGGGTGAAAACATCGACTTCCCCTCCGTCCTGAAGGGTTACCCGCCGGAAAAGATAATGGAAGGTGGGATGAAAGTAAAAGACGCGGTCGCCTGGGCAGAAGGGAAGGGGGTAAAGGAGGTAGTGGAGCTCGCCATCTCGCTGGAGACGAGTTCCTATGACCGCTACCAGACGCTGCAAAGACGGGTGGAATACGAAGCATCGGTGCAGCTTTTCAAGTCTCTTGCCGCGGAGGAGAAGAATCACCTGAAGTTGCTGACGGACCTATTTGAGAAACGGCTGTGA
- a CDS encoding NAD(P)/FAD-dependent oxidoreductase: MTKNLVLVGGGHAHMTVLLRLGDFSSNGHRVTVISPSPHHFYSGMGPGLLSGIYDPPQVRFNIRKMAVDGGASFIEDEAVRIDPAHRSITLRSGAEVAYDVASFNTGSRIAVGPDAAPSDRVVPVKPIINLYRARKRILEELAQRDLRIAVIGGGAAGVEIAANLWRLARRKAHRAEITLVGGERILGTFPERVRALAIESLLKRDVEVIGGTRARAGADGTVALSNGSSLRCDYVFMATGVEPTPLFSDSGIPTGEDGGLLVNSFLQSTAHPELFGGGDCIALSGTPLAKVGVFAVRQNPVLFHNLMAALEGDALHPFEDVREYMLIMNMGDGTGIVWKRDRVWDGRLAFLFKDVIDRRFMMKFQVSGERKESAES, translated from the coding sequence ATGACAAAAAATCTCGTTTTGGTGGGAGGGGGGCACGCCCACATGACGGTGCTCCTCCGTCTGGGGGACTTTTCCTCGAACGGGCACCGTGTGACGGTGATCAGCCCCTCACCACATCATTTTTACTCAGGAATGGGGCCCGGGCTCCTGTCGGGGATCTATGACCCGCCGCAGGTCCGCTTCAACATCCGGAAGATGGCGGTGGATGGCGGCGCGTCATTTATCGAGGACGAGGCCGTCCGGATCGACCCGGCGCACAGGTCGATAACGCTCCGTTCCGGAGCCGAGGTGGCGTACGACGTAGCCTCCTTCAACACGGGGAGCCGGATCGCGGTCGGGCCGGACGCGGCGCCCTCGGACCGCGTCGTCCCCGTGAAGCCGATCATAAACCTCTACCGGGCTCGTAAAAGAATCCTCGAGGAACTCGCGCAAAGAGACCTGCGGATTGCGGTGATAGGTGGGGGCGCTGCGGGGGTCGAAATTGCAGCGAACCTGTGGCGTCTGGCCCGACGGAAGGCGCACAGGGCTGAGATTACTCTCGTCGGCGGCGAGAGGATCCTCGGTACCTTTCCGGAACGGGTGCGCGCTCTGGCGATCGAGTCGCTGCTGAAAAGGGACGTGGAGGTGATAGGGGGGACCCGCGCGAGGGCCGGCGCGGATGGCACCGTTGCCCTCTCGAACGGCTCCTCGCTGCGCTGCGACTACGTCTTCATGGCGACGGGGGTGGAGCCGACACCCCTCTTCAGCGACTCCGGCATTCCCACAGGTGAAGACGGAGGGCTGCTGGTAAACTCTTTCCTCCAGAGCACGGCTCATCCGGAGCTCTTCGGCGGCGGCGACTGCATCGCCCTCTCCGGGACCCCCCTTGCCAAGGTCGGCGTTTTTGCGGTGCGCCAGAACCCCGTCCTCTTCCACAACCTGATGGCCGCCCTGGAAGGGGATGCGCTGCATCCCTTTGAGGATGTGAGGGAATACATGCTGATCATGAACATGGGGGATGGCACGGGGATCGTCTGGAAAAGAGACCGCGTCTGGGATGGCCGGCTCGCCTTCCTCTTCAAGGACGTCATCGACAGGCGGTTCATGATGAAGTTCCAGGTCTCCGGCGAACGAAAAGAGTCCGCCGAATCCTGA
- a CDS encoding methyl-accepting chemotaxis protein, whose amino-acid sequence MSIKARIGLFVGVVIAFSLVLGVGAFFNIRYLSAKTDETNMSGVLNTRRLATAQDAMWKLRFGVSQYLAVPDPASRKKIIDESPKWFGILDENLKLYQEGNLSDGAKAALKKLTDVYAQYREARPKWFALMEAGKIEEAAEFRSKTILISGAGTVKALDNLIDEQKKLSDSLAATSKAAARSALLAIGIIGALGIVTTIAIGLWIIRGFNVPVTKVLEGLENLRKGDLNLRCPVTSGDEIGTLAAGLNEAAERIAGIIRQISETASQVSTSSSQLHATAGRIAAGSEGTSNEISTVAAASHEMMVVGQDIAKNCLLVADSASRASDSAASGATVVKDTIDGMERISEQVRAAADAVEALGSRSEQIGAIVGTIEDIADQTNLLALNAAIEAARAGEQGRGFAVVADEVRALAERTTKATREVGAMIKSIQTETREAVSAMELGVAEVAKGTSASVKSGEALESILQQINGLSMQINQIAIASEEQDATVREITQSIQNISEIVHTTSRGSSEIATEASELSRGSDDLRRLVGQFRL is encoded by the coding sequence ATGTCGATCAAAGCGCGCATAGGACTTTTTGTCGGTGTTGTCATAGCGTTCTCTCTCGTACTGGGAGTAGGGGCATTTTTCAACATCAGGTATCTCTCCGCCAAAACCGACGAAACGAACATGAGTGGCGTCCTCAATACGCGGCGGCTGGCAACCGCCCAGGATGCCATGTGGAAGCTGCGTTTCGGGGTCTCGCAGTACCTCGCAGTACCCGATCCGGCATCACGAAAAAAGATCATCGACGAGAGCCCGAAGTGGTTCGGGATACTTGACGAGAATCTGAAACTCTACCAGGAAGGAAATCTTTCTGATGGTGCAAAAGCGGCGTTGAAGAAGCTGACGGACGTTTACGCCCAGTACAGGGAGGCGCGTCCCAAATGGTTTGCACTCATGGAGGCCGGGAAGATCGAGGAGGCTGCAGAGTTTCGGTCCAAGACGATCCTCATCTCAGGTGCCGGGACGGTCAAGGCTCTCGATAACCTGATCGATGAGCAGAAGAAGCTGAGCGATTCCCTCGCCGCGACGTCCAAAGCCGCAGCGCGCAGTGCACTCCTCGCCATAGGTATCATCGGCGCCCTTGGCATTGTCACAACGATCGCGATCGGGCTCTGGATCATCCGCGGCTTTAATGTTCCGGTAACAAAGGTTCTTGAGGGGCTCGAAAATCTGAGAAAAGGTGATCTCAACCTGCGTTGCCCCGTCACGTCCGGTGACGAAATAGGCACACTCGCAGCAGGATTGAATGAAGCAGCGGAGAGGATTGCAGGGATCATTCGCCAGATCTCGGAGACGGCATCGCAGGTCTCGACTTCTTCGTCCCAGTTGCACGCCACTGCCGGGCGGATAGCAGCCGGGTCCGAGGGGACCTCCAACGAAATTTCCACCGTGGCTGCAGCGAGCCACGAGATGATGGTTGTCGGGCAGGACATTGCCAAAAACTGCCTTCTGGTAGCTGACTCCGCCTCCAGGGCGAGCGACTCCGCAGCTTCGGGCGCCACGGTCGTGAAGGATACGATCGACGGGATGGAGAGGATATCGGAACAGGTCCGCGCTGCAGCCGACGCCGTGGAAGCGCTCGGATCCCGTTCCGAGCAGATAGGGGCCATAGTCGGGACAATTGAGGATATTGCCGACCAGACGAACCTGCTCGCGCTGAACGCAGCGATCGAGGCCGCCCGGGCCGGGGAGCAGGGGAGGGGCTTTGCCGTCGTAGCCGACGAGGTACGCGCCCTTGCAGAGCGCACCACGAAGGCGACGCGCGAGGTGGGGGCGATGATCAAGTCCATCCAGACAGAGACGCGGGAGGCAGTCTCCGCTATGGAGCTCGGTGTAGCCGAGGTCGCGAAAGGGACCTCTGCATCGGTAAAATCGGGGGAAGCTCTGGAGAGCATACTGCAGCAGATAAACGGGCTGTCGATGCAGATCAACCAGATTGCCATAGCTTCCGAGGAGCAGGACGCAACGGTCAGAGAGATCACCCAGAGTATCCAGAATATAAGCGAGATCGTGCACACGACCTCGAGAGGGTCGTCGGAGATCGCAACCGAGGCATCGGAGCTCTCGCGCGGCTCGGACGATCTGCGAAGGCTGGTGGGGCAGTTCAGGTTGTAG
- a CDS encoding DUF1810 domain-containing protein, producing MTVQDVGDDPHGLQRFVSAQDGIYSRALAELKNGQKRSHWMWFIFPQINGLGRSSMAIQYAIKSLDEARAYLAHPVLGKRLRECAEAVLAVQGRSASAIMGYPDDMKLKSSMTLFEVVADESDSVFAKVLEKYYGNERDTATLAILERQKGGRRD from the coding sequence ATGACAGTTCAGGATGTCGGAGATGATCCCCATGGCTTGCAGCGGTTTGTATCGGCGCAGGATGGCATCTACTCGCGGGCGCTGGCAGAGCTGAAGAACGGGCAGAAACGGAGCCACTGGATGTGGTTCATTTTCCCGCAGATAAACGGCCTGGGGCGCAGCTCCATGGCCATTCAGTACGCGATAAAGAGCCTGGACGAGGCGCGAGCCTACCTCGCTCATCCGGTACTGGGAAAAAGGCTCAGGGAGTGTGCGGAAGCGGTCCTCGCGGTGCAGGGGCGCTCCGCCTCTGCGATCATGGGTTACCCGGACGACATGAAGCTCAAGTCGTCGATGACCCTCTTTGAAGTCGTCGCGGACGAGTCGGACTCTGTTTTTGCCAAAGTCCTGGAGAAGTACTATGGCAACGAGAGGGATACCGCAACGCTGGCGATTCTGGAGCGGCAAAAGGGAGGGCGCCGGGACTGA
- a CDS encoding CHRD domain-containing protein — translation MRKFVLLLVVLFSAVFVGSACYAAEKHFSAMLTGQEETPPVNTKATGKADFKLSNDGKKLSYYISVRDLQNVNAAHIHTGKKGESGPPVANLFSGAAKKGAVNGKFTQGQLTDKDLMGPLQGKTMADLVSLITSGGAFVNVHTDANPNGEIRGQIK, via the coding sequence ATGAGAAAGTTCGTACTGTTGCTCGTTGTGCTCTTCAGCGCCGTTTTCGTCGGCTCCGCATGCTACGCGGCGGAGAAGCACTTCAGCGCCATGCTGACGGGGCAGGAAGAAACGCCTCCGGTCAATACGAAGGCTACCGGAAAAGCGGATTTCAAGCTCAGCAATGACGGGAAAAAATTGAGCTACTACATCTCGGTGCGGGATCTCCAGAACGTCAACGCCGCCCATATCCACACCGGGAAGAAAGGGGAATCCGGTCCCCCGGTGGCAAATCTCTTTTCCGGAGCGGCCAAAAAGGGGGCGGTAAACGGGAAATTCACCCAGGGGCAGCTAACGGATAAGGACCTCATGGGACCACTGCAGGGAAAAACGATGGCCGACCTGGTATCGCTCATAACCTCAGGTGGCGCCTTCGTCAACGTACACACCGATGCCAACCCTAACGGCGAGATAAGGGGGCAGATCAAGTAG
- a CDS encoding zinc-dependent alcohol dehydrogenase family protein — protein MPKIVRFHETGAAEVLKIEEVPLESPGAGEVRLAVEAIGLNRAEVMFRQGRYLEDPKLPSRIGYEAAGTVDAVGPGVTGVNVGDRVSTIPSFEMGRYGVYGESAIVPAYAVTRYPEKLSPVEGAAIWMPYLTAYGALVEFGGLGQGQSVVITAASSSVGLAAIQIVKAVGAVPIATTRKAAKKGFLRDAGAEHVIVTDEEDLVGAIMAATSNMGAQIIFDAVAGPTLEKLSEAAALQGIIFEYGALSPEPTPFPLFAAIGKGLTVRGYILFEIIRAPDMLARGLKFILDGLENGALHPTIDRTFPLSSIVEAHQYMESNVQRGKIVVTVK, from the coding sequence ATGCCGAAGATCGTGCGATTTCATGAGACAGGCGCAGCTGAGGTCCTGAAGATAGAAGAGGTACCGCTGGAAAGTCCAGGCGCGGGAGAGGTACGTCTGGCAGTCGAAGCAATCGGATTGAATCGCGCCGAGGTCATGTTCCGGCAGGGCCGATACCTGGAGGACCCGAAGCTGCCGTCGCGGATAGGGTACGAGGCCGCAGGAACAGTCGACGCAGTCGGGCCGGGCGTAACAGGGGTCAACGTCGGCGACCGGGTCAGCACCATCCCGTCCTTTGAGATGGGGCGCTACGGAGTGTACGGCGAAAGCGCCATCGTCCCGGCATATGCCGTGACACGTTACCCTGAAAAACTCTCGCCGGTAGAGGGCGCTGCCATCTGGATGCCGTACCTCACCGCCTACGGCGCGCTGGTGGAGTTCGGCGGATTGGGGCAAGGGCAAAGCGTCGTCATAACCGCCGCCAGCAGCAGCGTGGGACTGGCAGCTATCCAGATAGTGAAAGCGGTGGGCGCCGTTCCAATCGCCACCACACGCAAAGCTGCGAAGAAGGGGTTTCTGAGAGACGCGGGCGCAGAACACGTCATTGTTACCGACGAGGAGGACCTGGTCGGAGCGATAATGGCGGCCACATCGAACATGGGGGCCCAGATCATTTTCGATGCGGTGGCCGGACCGACTCTGGAGAAACTCAGTGAGGCGGCGGCGCTCCAGGGGATAATCTTCGAATACGGCGCCCTTTCACCGGAGCCGACCCCCTTCCCTCTTTTTGCGGCGATAGGAAAAGGATTGACCGTGCGGGGATATATTCTCTTCGAGATCATCAGGGCTCCGGACATGCTGGCGCGCGGCTTGAAATTCATCCTGGACGGTCTGGAGAATGGGGCCCTGCACCCGACAATCGACCGAACTTTCCCGTTGTCGAGCATTGTCGAAGCGCATCAGTACATGGAGTCAAACGTGCAGCGCGGGAAGATCGTGGTGACGGTGAAGTAG
- a CDS encoding GlxA family transcriptional regulator — MTGKRTVAIAAYEGAEILDVTGPIEVFDMLNRCLQDAGKKESGYHIALLAEKPGPFVTSAGIKLVADLSWHDLTGPVDTLIVVGSHNDALGKVMANPTFLEWITVMQSRVRRLVSVCTGAFLLAEAGLLDGRRVATHWKDLDHLSSRYPQVTVDTDAIYVRDGNIATSAGITAGMDLTLSLVEEDFGRQTALAVARRMVMFLKRPGGQAQFSAQLRAQMVDGGPLASLLSWLQENAHRKISIDDLACQAAMSPRNFARVFLRETGMTPARYLDKLRMERAMGLLEDNALSIGTVACRSGFSGEEQMRRTFIRQMGITPIAYRKRF, encoded by the coding sequence GTGACAGGCAAGCGCACGGTTGCCATAGCCGCCTACGAAGGCGCGGAAATTCTCGACGTTACAGGCCCCATAGAAGTCTTTGACATGCTGAACCGGTGCCTGCAGGACGCTGGGAAAAAAGAGAGCGGATACCACATCGCGCTCCTCGCGGAAAAGCCGGGGCCGTTTGTGACTTCCGCAGGCATAAAGCTCGTCGCCGATCTCTCCTGGCACGATCTCACCGGACCTGTCGACACCCTGATCGTGGTAGGAAGCCACAACGACGCCCTCGGCAAGGTGATGGCGAACCCGACCTTTCTGGAGTGGATCACCGTGATGCAGTCGAGAGTGCGGCGCCTCGTCTCCGTCTGTACCGGCGCGTTTCTCCTGGCGGAGGCGGGACTCCTGGATGGCCGCCGGGTCGCCACGCACTGGAAGGATCTTGACCACCTCTCGTCGAGGTACCCGCAGGTCACGGTCGATACCGACGCCATATACGTGCGGGACGGCAACATCGCCACCTCCGCCGGGATCACTGCCGGGATGGACCTGACTCTGTCCCTGGTAGAAGAAGACTTCGGCCGGCAGACCGCGCTCGCTGTCGCCCGCCGCATGGTCATGTTCCTGAAGCGTCCCGGGGGACAGGCGCAGTTCAGCGCGCAGTTGCGGGCACAGATGGTCGATGGCGGTCCCCTCGCCTCGCTGTTGTCCTGGCTGCAGGAAAACGCACATCGCAAGATCTCCATCGACGACCTGGCGTGTCAGGCGGCGATGAGCCCGCGCAACTTCGCCCGCGTCTTCCTGCGGGAGACTGGGATGACGCCGGCGAGGTACCTGGACAAGCTGCGCATGGAGCGCGCCATGGGACTGCTGGAGGATAACGCCCTCTCCATCGGGACCGTGGCGTGCCGGAGCGGGTTCAGTGGCGAAGAGCAGATGCGGCGCACATTCATTCGGCAGATGGGGATCACCCCCATCGCGTATCGGAAAAGGTTCTAA
- a CDS encoding DUF2917 domain-containing protein: MNYLLEKGEVLTLVTTPAMEAVEVVTGRVWLTKEDDGADYCIDAGSLCSIKSAKGVVIEALESASVSVKWKMAPSSVRVAMVKVEHRHCVPQAS, from the coding sequence ATGAATTACCTTCTCGAAAAGGGCGAGGTGCTTACGCTGGTCACTACCCCTGCGATGGAGGCGGTCGAGGTCGTGACCGGGCGGGTGTGGCTGACCAAAGAGGATGACGGCGCAGATTACTGTATCGATGCGGGGAGCCTTTGCTCTATCAAGAGCGCCAAGGGTGTCGTTATCGAAGCGCTGGAAAGTGCCTCTGTATCGGTGAAGTGGAAAATGGCACCGAGTTCGGTAAGGGTCGCCATGGTGAAGGTAGAGCATCGTCACTGTGTGCCGCAGGCGTCCTAG
- a CDS encoding cytochrome c7, producing MTRFVTVLALTLFAAGLAAAAEDAVVVLPAKNGNVSFPHQKHKEALACTSCHETEKGGKIADLGKDWAHKTCMGCHKEKGKGPAKCNECHKK from the coding sequence ATGACCCGCTTTGTCACAGTTCTCGCGCTCACCCTTTTCGCCGCAGGGCTCGCCGCAGCCGCTGAGGACGCCGTCGTGGTACTGCCTGCCAAAAATGGCAACGTCAGCTTCCCCCACCAGAAGCACAAAGAGGCCCTGGCCTGCACCAGCTGCCATGAAACCGAGAAGGGAGGGAAGATTGCCGACCTCGGCAAGGACTGGGCCCACAAGACGTGTATGGGATGCCACAAGGAGAAGGGAAAAGGCCCCGCCAAGTGCAATGAGTGCCACAAGAAGTAA